The Leucobacter viscericola genome includes a window with the following:
- a CDS encoding S8/S53 family peptidase: protein MLSSKEKAKVSALRLEWNLLAKIVVAVCAIAILVQPAVALGVEQDEGSTEFNEVQGLNEQGVPFREANAGFRSAIEPTIWNKSNVSVLLGGEVDGGYIDRDGKKWDGSGQVVIDIDGAFMTGNPVFFDRAGNSKFAGDACFGTIDPTDGSDPNHWANLKNLCQTGSQFDLPYLYESAHISVQPGSAAPSLDCLLPLEGGGSEPCHASHGAGTAGAIIGQAATRSEGSHKDLGIMDEAVVSSVGAAPGAQVFGIKVGGGMGPERWGWSVPSLINALEWVDRMLGAGGGTRLNEHRLGGKVVAITMAISGSGTFSQETCGNSSLGKRINEVAGRLKKKGVAVVMSSGNEGLPVLRHLDCGENIITVGATTTIVPHQRATYSNFHPSTVLYAPVGGKAKNGTCTALDGARDAILLAYKDKGFQYWCGTSFAAPQVAGAFAVLRQKFGDEPTVDELTALLAKTGAPLVGQDAPPAARDINVKAALNGTP from the coding sequence ATGTTGAGCAGTAAGGAAAAAGCCAAGGTTTCAGCCCTAAGGCTCGAATGGAATCTTCTGGCAAAAATCGTCGTCGCGGTGTGCGCGATAGCGATTCTGGTGCAGCCTGCTGTGGCACTAGGCGTGGAACAAGACGAGGGCTCGACCGAGTTTAACGAAGTTCAAGGTCTCAATGAGCAAGGTGTCCCGTTCCGGGAGGCAAATGCTGGTTTCCGAAGTGCTATCGAACCCACAATTTGGAACAAATCTAACGTTTCAGTGCTATTGGGAGGCGAAGTAGATGGCGGCTACATCGACCGCGATGGGAAAAAGTGGGATGGCTCCGGGCAGGTCGTGATTGATATTGATGGCGCGTTCATGACAGGGAACCCAGTGTTCTTTGACAGAGCAGGAAACTCAAAGTTTGCAGGCGATGCGTGTTTCGGAACGATTGACCCCACAGACGGCAGTGACCCAAACCATTGGGCGAATCTGAAGAACTTGTGCCAGACCGGCAGCCAATTCGACCTCCCATACTTGTACGAATCGGCACACATTAGTGTGCAACCAGGAAGCGCCGCCCCGAGCCTCGATTGTTTATTGCCGCTAGAAGGTGGCGGTTCTGAGCCCTGTCACGCTAGCCACGGTGCAGGAACCGCCGGCGCAATCATCGGACAGGCCGCAACCCGCTCAGAAGGGTCGCATAAGGATCTCGGCATTATGGATGAGGCCGTCGTGTCATCGGTGGGAGCTGCGCCCGGAGCACAGGTCTTCGGCATCAAAGTGGGCGGAGGAATGGGGCCCGAACGTTGGGGGTGGTCGGTGCCATCTTTGATAAATGCTCTTGAATGGGTTGACCGCATGCTCGGTGCCGGAGGAGGGACCAGGCTTAATGAGCATCGCCTCGGAGGAAAAGTGGTCGCGATCACCATGGCGATTAGTGGTTCAGGAACGTTCTCTCAGGAGACTTGCGGAAACTCCTCTCTAGGAAAACGTATCAATGAAGTTGCGGGACGTTTAAAAAAGAAAGGCGTTGCAGTGGTTATGTCCTCAGGGAACGAGGGACTGCCCGTATTACGCCATCTGGACTGCGGCGAGAACATCATCACAGTTGGCGCAACAACGACGATTGTGCCTCACCAAAGAGCGACCTATAGCAACTTTCACCCCTCAACAGTGCTCTATGCGCCAGTTGGTGGGAAAGCAAAAAACGGCACCTGTACCGCTCTAGACGGGGCCAGAGACGCCATACTCCTTGCTTACAAAGATAAAGGATTCCAATACTGGTGCGGTACTTCATTCGCAGCACCTCAGGTTGCAGGTGCGTTCGCTGTACTGCGACAAAAGTTCGGCGATGAACCGACGGTTGACGAGCTAACAGCGCTTCTGGCTAAGACAGGAGCACCTCTGGTTGGACAGGACGCACCACCAGCAGCGAGAGACATCAACGTGAAGGCGGCGCTCAATGGGACTCCATAA
- a CDS encoding S-layer homology domain-containing protein: protein MAIAQIDAGSRHVVALNSDGEGYFWGNEYQPSNAWGAGGISCNRSLEALRMPAEKTFVSVAAGNNHSLGLTSEGNAYAWGLNRGALGTGDQIDRLSPSAVLMPEGIKFASIAAGGGSHSLALSDDGDVYGWGSNSYGQLGDGSLERRLLPTRVMMPESVKFVSIAAGGDQSFALTEAGELYSWGLNDQGQLGDGTQVNRLVPTKVELPAGVKFKSLSASLSAHAVALTEEGIAYAWGANDSGQLGDGTTTDRWSPTLVAGWTPTSVLFDGEAGTIVRSEISAGIARVTVKTPAHDAGAVDITVTGERPNGEPVDPVLISGGFIYNKVPVDPGSENPDPGKPGIPPTNESCKLPRKDSVFADAPLSHKFYREIDWMECKKYSTGWRQPAGKPLYKPADSLERQAMAAFIFRMEAPKGYKAPNVSPFADVKPGDSYYKEISWMYEAKLSTGYREVSGKPTFRAHDSLSREAMAAFIYRLEAKASKSFDAPKKDSFTDVSVRQKFRTEIEWMKKSGLSTGYRDGSYRPKDALSREAMAAFIYRLETGFRKK, encoded by the coding sequence GTGGCAATTGCTCAGATCGACGCCGGTTCGAGGCATGTTGTCGCCTTGAATTCTGACGGTGAAGGATACTTCTGGGGAAATGAATACCAGCCTTCGAACGCTTGGGGTGCCGGTGGGATATCCTGCAATCGCTCATTGGAAGCTTTGCGTATGCCTGCTGAGAAAACTTTTGTGAGTGTTGCTGCAGGTAACAATCACTCGCTCGGCCTTACGAGCGAGGGTAACGCATATGCTTGGGGGCTTAATCGTGGCGCGTTGGGGACGGGGGATCAGATTGATCGTTTGTCTCCGAGTGCTGTGCTGATGCCAGAAGGAATAAAGTTTGCGAGCATTGCTGCGGGAGGCGGATCGCATTCCCTCGCGTTGTCGGATGATGGTGATGTGTACGGTTGGGGAAGTAACTCTTACGGACAACTGGGTGACGGATCCTTAGAGCGGCGTCTTCTACCTACCCGAGTAATGATGCCGGAAAGCGTAAAGTTCGTGAGTATTGCGGCTGGAGGGGACCAGTCCTTCGCCCTTACTGAGGCAGGGGAACTCTATTCTTGGGGCCTGAACGATCAAGGGCAGCTCGGTGACGGTACGCAAGTTAACCGCCTCGTGCCGACCAAAGTTGAGCTTCCTGCGGGGGTGAAATTTAAGAGCCTGTCAGCGTCCTTGTCTGCGCACGCTGTAGCCCTCACTGAGGAAGGGATTGCATATGCTTGGGGGGCAAATGACTCGGGTCAGTTAGGCGATGGCACCACGACCGATCGGTGGTCACCAACCTTGGTTGCGGGATGGACGCCGACCTCGGTGCTGTTTGATGGTGAGGCTGGGACGATCGTAAGAAGTGAGATCTCTGCAGGCATCGCGAGAGTGACCGTAAAAACTCCAGCGCATGATGCCGGTGCGGTGGATATAACTGTAACTGGCGAAAGGCCTAACGGTGAGCCAGTAGATCCTGTGCTCATTTCTGGGGGATTCATTTATAACAAGGTCCCCGTCGACCCTGGCTCAGAGAATCCGGACCCTGGAAAACCAGGTATACCGCCCACAAATGAGAGTTGCAAACTACCGCGGAAAGATAGTGTTTTTGCAGACGCTCCGCTGAGCCATAAGTTCTATAGGGAGATTGATTGGATGGAGTGCAAGAAGTACTCCACCGGCTGGCGGCAACCCGCGGGCAAGCCCCTGTACAAGCCAGCCGATAGTCTTGAACGTCAGGCCATGGCGGCATTTATCTTCCGTATGGAGGCACCGAAGGGTTACAAAGCACCGAATGTGTCTCCATTCGCTGACGTGAAGCCTGGTGATTCCTACTACAAGGAAATCTCGTGGATGTACGAGGCGAAATTATCGACCGGGTATCGGGAAGTGAGCGGGAAGCCGACGTTCCGTGCCCACGATTCCCTTTCTCGTGAGGCGATGGCAGCGTTTATCTACCGGTTGGAGGCGAAGGCTTCAAAGAGCTTCGATGCGCCGAAGAAGGACTCGTTCACGGATGTGTCTGTGAGACAGAAGTTTCGCACGGAGATTGAGTGGATGAAGAAGTCGGGGTTATCGACTGGGTACCGTGACGGATCGTATCGGCCGAAGGATGCGTTATCGCGTGAGGCGATGGCAGCCTTTATTTACCGGCTAGAAACCGGTTTTCGCAAGAAATAA
- a CDS encoding signal peptidase I yields MSEVRVRPQRRGVSAFLSALGTGVMAGLTVLFVGVIFATVAIPFFTGSTALTVKTSSMEPAVPPGTMIVVHPIRFSEIEPGMIVTYQLRSGEPTLITHRVTQQQKLADGTGVLITKGDANPAPDVDPIIETQVRGTVRYAIPYIGWVTTLFAGETRTAIVTLVVAGLLLYAAWMLILSVRERRKMGR; encoded by the coding sequence GTGAGTGAGGTGCGGGTTCGTCCGCAACGCAGAGGAGTATCCGCATTTCTCAGTGCCCTGGGTACGGGGGTGATGGCCGGGCTCACGGTTCTATTTGTGGGAGTGATCTTTGCCACAGTGGCGATTCCGTTTTTCACTGGCTCGACAGCGCTCACCGTGAAGACCTCTTCGATGGAGCCAGCAGTGCCTCCGGGCACCATGATTGTGGTGCACCCGATCAGGTTCAGCGAAATCGAGCCCGGGATGATCGTGACGTATCAGCTGCGCAGTGGCGAACCCACCCTCATTACTCACCGAGTAACGCAGCAGCAGAAGCTCGCAGACGGCACCGGAGTGCTCATCACGAAGGGCGATGCGAACCCGGCGCCCGACGTGGATCCAATCATCGAAACGCAGGTGCGCGGCACCGTGAGGTACGCGATTCCCTACATTGGCTGGGTGACAACTCTTTTTGCTGGCGAGACTCGCACCGCCATCGTCACGCTTGTCGTCGCCGGTCTGCTGCTATACGCAGCCTGGATGCTGATCTTGAGCGTGCGTGAGCGGCGCAAAATGGGCAGGTAG
- a CDS encoding RICIN domain-containing protein: MAADQHKQLQGGSWIARSRVPTITGFVTLLLLISGGTAWAYWSTQVTANASLHTERVRVVEKGFSDLSADYTPSGYSHTGSFTIKNTGDIAGQSAVNIAATGELAAALKITIWETAASQNCTNNAQVPGVAFTGTWAAPPSIARSIAAGEEASYCLRSFASDPADIASPSGAQSFTSEMTVTLTAKGWLSTTPPSTNLQQTIGIFPPTPNFYDPTLSRWFEVHSSINSFVCLGASWNQSTLYNLPLRSYACAHRADRRWEFVPVNGQDQSFVTIRSRNVPRARVFEDYDGWLSLKTPTAAITASQQWRVHEDKTTVPSTFKFVNAVSGLCLGVASVNTNDDVYTVSCDAPQARVVLIREPLTFTEVHIQGVSPYRIGFSDAQLPATRYLERWTGSSWESVSFAINGDTYIPIPLAKINAFPPGESSYRIIDSEGQVLWDSIKLVRDGSTLTPTGGFG, translated from the coding sequence GTGGCAGCTGATCAGCACAAACAACTACAAGGCGGTTCTTGGATCGCCCGCAGCCGCGTGCCCACGATCACCGGTTTCGTCACGCTCCTACTCCTCATCAGTGGCGGCACGGCCTGGGCCTACTGGTCGACCCAGGTGACGGCGAATGCTTCACTGCACACCGAAAGGGTCCGGGTCGTCGAGAAGGGGTTTTCAGATCTTTCAGCCGACTACACCCCCAGCGGCTACAGCCACACTGGATCGTTTACGATCAAAAACACGGGCGACATTGCCGGGCAGTCAGCGGTGAACATCGCCGCAACGGGTGAGCTCGCGGCCGCACTCAAGATCACGATCTGGGAGACGGCGGCCTCGCAGAATTGCACCAACAACGCGCAGGTGCCCGGTGTGGCGTTCACCGGCACTTGGGCCGCGCCGCCCTCCATTGCCCGCTCCATCGCTGCGGGCGAGGAAGCCAGTTATTGTTTGCGATCTTTCGCCTCCGACCCGGCAGACATCGCTTCCCCTAGTGGTGCCCAGTCGTTCACCTCTGAGATGACCGTGACTCTCACGGCGAAGGGATGGCTATCAACCACCCCACCCTCGACGAATCTGCAGCAGACAATAGGCATTTTTCCGCCCACACCAAACTTCTACGACCCGACGCTGTCACGCTGGTTCGAAGTGCATAGCTCGATCAATAGTTTCGTTTGCCTGGGGGCCTCTTGGAATCAGAGCACCCTCTACAACTTGCCACTTCGCTCCTACGCCTGTGCGCACAGGGCAGATCGTCGCTGGGAATTTGTGCCCGTGAATGGCCAGGATCAGTCCTTCGTCACGATTCGCTCCCGCAACGTGCCAAGAGCCCGGGTGTTCGAAGACTATGATGGCTGGCTGAGCCTAAAAACACCGACGGCGGCCATCACCGCCTCCCAGCAGTGGCGGGTGCACGAAGACAAAACAACGGTTCCGTCTACCTTCAAGTTTGTGAACGCGGTCTCCGGGCTCTGCCTCGGTGTCGCCTCGGTCAACACCAACGATGATGTGTACACCGTGTCGTGTGACGCCCCCCAAGCACGGGTCGTCCTCATTAGAGAGCCGCTCACCTTTACCGAAGTACACATTCAAGGGGTGAGTCCGTACCGAATCGGGTTTTCAGACGCGCAACTCCCGGCCACAAGATACCTTGAGCGTTGGACCGGCAGTTCGTGGGAATCGGTCAGCTTCGCAATCAATGGAGACACGTACATTCCCATTCCACTTGCCAAAATTAACGCGTTCCCACCGGGTGAAAGCAGCTACCGGATCATTGATTCTGAGGGGCAAGTGTTGTGGGACAGTATCAAGCTAGTACGCGACGGCAGCACGCTCACCCCCACCGGAGGGTTCGGGTAA
- a CDS encoding alternate-type signal peptide domain-containing protein — MKKTTKAAVATAAAAVLLVGSAGTLAFWNDTANISGQNAITAGDLKLTATSAPTWTIRHTSGTDSEVTDITAVRLVPGDKLTYSMPATITAQGQNLRFKVGLAGGSIAAPTTPTAADTALAARLTSATTFTVVGATSVPGTTDTFDHKNNGASNYVTTIKATITWPFTGQPTDDNAARTGQVNLANFAITVTQEDASV, encoded by the coding sequence ATGAAAAAAACAACAAAAGCTGCGGTTGCCACCGCTGCGGCCGCGGTTCTGCTCGTCGGCTCTGCGGGCACGCTCGCGTTCTGGAACGACACCGCAAACATCAGCGGCCAGAATGCGATTACCGCCGGTGATCTCAAGCTCACCGCAACCTCTGCACCCACCTGGACGATTCGGCATACGAGTGGCACCGATTCTGAGGTGACTGACATCACCGCGGTCAGGCTAGTACCGGGTGACAAGCTCACGTATTCCATGCCGGCGACCATTACCGCTCAGGGGCAAAATCTCAGGTTCAAGGTGGGGCTCGCGGGCGGATCTATCGCCGCGCCGACCACTCCCACCGCAGCAGACACCGCCCTGGCAGCTCGCCTCACCAGTGCGACCACTTTCACCGTGGTCGGAGCGACCAGCGTTCCCGGAACGACAGACACGTTCGACCACAAAAACAATGGCGCATCGAACTACGTCACGACGATCAAGGCCACTATCACCTGGCCCTTTACCGGGCAGCCAACGGATGACAACGCCGCACGGACCGGGCAGGTGAACCTCGCGAACTTCGCCATTACGGTCACCCAGGAAGACGCCTCGGTCTAG
- a CDS encoding helix-turn-helix domain-containing protein has protein sequence MESENEAELGPLLRGFRHRSGLTLEALAAQSGVSLRTISDIERGVRRTPHRYTLNTLAAALNLSPQDAETLYSLVSRVRSLPRAQATGPFVLPRMVPDFTGRNAELQRAMQMLVSNRSPIITVTGPVGFGTTTFAVALARAAEEDFEMTVFLPMVGSENNAPIHPEEAARNLVRAITPSAKPVPDSDVVAQFQESLIGRRILIVCDDVESESQIRPLLPAHGESAMILTSWLPLAGLDGVFRLPLEPLEVEDSVRLLESIIPEQQRTPQDTLELAHFCKNVPLGLRISGNQVASNPGLTAGGVFKRLDSHTNRSLGAFSAGDRSLLAVFEASYERLRQDQQTVFRRLCLTDGNFATTELLAVLAGVSELKTQAIVQELGELSIVEFDGSGRVRLHGFVDVFARMQINADADAAAARQRADEYLISGVASAVWWFRDLSARPAPELSSEVRPLVSFEEATEWLFAEGENWPVALQRAQAAGKHELILSLVRYLHWFAQLWPQELGWLELWDLALESAEATGDAAQLVRFQEEIAWFSLKFRRDVPRALLALEGAEQAALKLGNPRHTVQNLLLRAQADLEVGEFEDGLRRCDEAVRVIEREAETIPGLLLHSLMIQAELLVKLGRHEQAMQKVLESRDMTLELYDSVPRIPEFFLANLARITAESFRLRGDLETCISVSTDALEWKSRLQGHPVLIEILMGRGSAYRDLGDDESAARDFLEIESVFANRQTYPELSA, from the coding sequence ATGGAGTCTGAGAATGAGGCAGAACTCGGTCCACTACTGCGCGGGTTTCGCCATCGAAGTGGGCTCACGCTTGAGGCGCTAGCAGCTCAATCCGGTGTTTCGCTTCGCACGATAAGTGATATCGAGCGCGGCGTCCGGCGAACCCCGCATCGATACACGCTCAACACTCTCGCCGCCGCGCTTAACCTTTCGCCTCAGGACGCTGAGACGCTGTATTCGTTGGTAAGTCGGGTGCGATCCCTCCCGCGGGCACAGGCAACCGGTCCCTTTGTGCTTCCGCGCATGGTCCCGGATTTCACCGGGCGGAACGCCGAACTTCAGCGAGCGATGCAGATGCTCGTATCGAATCGTTCGCCAATTATTACGGTCACCGGCCCGGTCGGTTTTGGGACAACAACGTTTGCCGTTGCGCTTGCCCGTGCAGCCGAGGAAGACTTCGAAATGACGGTCTTCTTGCCGATGGTGGGTTCAGAAAACAACGCCCCGATTCACCCAGAAGAGGCCGCCAGAAACCTTGTGCGGGCGATTACGCCGTCAGCTAAGCCTGTCCCCGACAGCGATGTGGTTGCACAGTTTCAAGAATCACTGATCGGCCGACGCATTTTGATCGTTTGTGATGACGTCGAAAGTGAATCGCAGATTCGACCCCTGCTTCCGGCGCACGGGGAATCGGCGATGATTCTCACAAGCTGGCTCCCACTAGCGGGCCTTGACGGAGTGTTCCGGTTGCCGCTGGAGCCTCTCGAGGTCGAGGATTCGGTGCGGCTGCTTGAGAGCATCATCCCGGAGCAGCAACGCACTCCTCAAGACACGCTTGAACTTGCGCACTTTTGCAAGAACGTACCCCTCGGGCTTCGGATATCAGGAAATCAGGTTGCCTCAAATCCTGGCCTGACCGCGGGCGGAGTTTTCAAGAGGCTTGACTCTCACACAAATCGCAGCCTGGGAGCTTTTAGCGCGGGGGATCGGAGCTTGCTCGCTGTGTTTGAAGCTTCATACGAGCGCCTTCGTCAGGATCAGCAGACGGTCTTTCGGCGACTTTGCCTGACTGACGGGAACTTCGCCACGACAGAATTGTTAGCGGTGCTCGCCGGCGTGAGCGAGCTGAAAACTCAGGCGATAGTTCAAGAACTTGGTGAGCTGTCGATCGTTGAATTTGATGGCAGCGGAAGAGTCCGCTTGCACGGGTTCGTTGACGTTTTCGCGCGCATGCAAATAAACGCAGACGCGGATGCGGCGGCTGCGAGGCAACGAGCCGACGAGTACCTGATCTCGGGGGTTGCCTCGGCGGTCTGGTGGTTTCGGGATCTCTCCGCCCGGCCCGCACCAGAGCTGAGCTCGGAAGTGAGGCCCCTGGTGTCTTTCGAGGAGGCCACAGAATGGTTATTTGCCGAAGGAGAGAACTGGCCGGTAGCCCTGCAAAGGGCTCAGGCTGCCGGAAAGCATGAACTCATTTTGTCCCTCGTGCGTTATCTGCACTGGTTTGCTCAGCTGTGGCCACAGGAGCTTGGGTGGCTTGAACTGTGGGATCTCGCGCTGGAGTCAGCTGAGGCTACTGGCGATGCGGCGCAACTGGTGCGGTTCCAGGAAGAGATTGCCTGGTTCTCGCTCAAGTTTCGACGCGACGTGCCTCGGGCATTGCTGGCGCTGGAAGGTGCTGAGCAGGCTGCCCTGAAACTGGGCAATCCTCGACATACTGTGCAGAACCTGCTTTTGCGAGCGCAAGCAGACCTTGAGGTGGGGGAGTTTGAGGATGGGTTGCGGCGCTGCGATGAGGCGGTTCGTGTGATTGAACGTGAGGCAGAAACGATCCCGGGGCTTCTGCTGCACTCCCTCATGATTCAAGCTGAGCTGCTTGTGAAGCTTGGGCGCCATGAGCAGGCGATGCAAAAAGTGCTCGAATCGCGTGACATGACCCTCGAGCTCTATGATTCTGTTCCTCGTATCCCCGAGTTTTTCCTGGCCAACCTGGCGAGAATTACCGCTGAATCATTTCGCCTGAGGGGAGACCTCGAAACCTGCATCTCGGTGAGTACGGATGCTCTCGAATGGAAATCCCGTTTGCAGGGACACCCCGTCTTGATTGAAATTCTTATGGGGCGCGGATCGGCCTATCGCGACCTCGGAGATGACGAGTCCGCAGCGCGTGACTTCCTCGAAATCGAGAGTGTGTTCGCGAATCGCCAGACATACCCTGAGCTTTCCGCGTAG
- a CDS encoding choice-of-anchor A family protein produces the protein MRGKSYRGIGRRIAATVLVAGLGIALLPGITPAGAVDPDNFLPGPCEGPLCPSGDFPPTSDASEDQGYRDEAVNIFAGGNIEVSGAAAEMEGKIVTLGDFTQNKGPEVGYRGYNVGRVGKGSQVQPPSGSDFLTVGGKFSLAAGNTIWSSPGVIRYAEAGDIQGNVDSPWVRDPEAAAAYRGVVPGLTARSLCLATQPVTGTAQIAAGVVRFAGDGASMRQVFEVKGSIPESGSSPLNGVQFTGVPDGATVIVNMTGVSPQIITNGGSVDDSSQWNKMRSRLLWNFPNATSVALRGFQQFQGSVLIGNPGSTTQVSVPGLAGRFFTAGSIRHVSEPGFGGAGGEFHSYPFLGSLPDCSGGVNPIPPETNISIQKTWVVNGQSYADGEQPYGLSAVPQLDGTSVTWGTKQAGKTAGNSVVVGETMAGEMPALCTLDSSRLTVENGTEVDKPIPHTMVLAEGDNSVTITNTVSCRSRINLVKQVVGGKRTPSEWKLVVTPKANILAGDKAQTVVGSDQGVSVEVNPGTTYELSETGPLTDYHLSSLRCNVGDSGAYIDVTEVTPGARDNITCIFVNSVNDPAIPPLKTIDSKLTLVKVVDNGKTQKRYGPTDWTLHAVGSFDHVSGTSGSDEASEVPVNEGTYQLSEEGPRGYTASPWVCKGARSSTATSVTVGKGDHAVCTVTNTAEPDDNRSVLPKLTLIKKVDNGTSRAIRTPQDWTLHAAGPQSLEGVSADRSVTEVEVKAGTYKLSETGPRGYKASDWKCEGATKSTATSVTVAAGDHAVCTVTNTVVSTETGSKGPKSQSGPLARTGSGLLISAALIGIGLTAAGVLIVRGRRSA, from the coding sequence ATGAGGGGCAAAAGCTATCGCGGTATCGGGCGGAGGATCGCCGCTACGGTTCTGGTCGCGGGTTTGGGGATCGCGCTACTGCCGGGCATCACTCCTGCGGGCGCAGTAGATCCAGATAACTTCCTACCGGGGCCGTGCGAAGGACCGCTTTGCCCAAGTGGTGATTTTCCACCGACCTCGGATGCCTCGGAAGACCAGGGTTACCGAGATGAGGCGGTGAACATCTTCGCCGGGGGAAACATTGAGGTGTCTGGGGCCGCGGCAGAGATGGAAGGCAAGATTGTCACGCTCGGAGATTTTACCCAGAACAAGGGGCCAGAGGTTGGGTACCGAGGGTACAACGTTGGCCGGGTGGGTAAAGGGTCTCAAGTGCAGCCACCGAGCGGTTCTGACTTCCTGACGGTGGGCGGAAAATTCTCTCTCGCCGCTGGCAACACGATCTGGAGTTCCCCCGGGGTTATTCGGTATGCCGAGGCGGGTGACATCCAGGGAAACGTGGACTCGCCGTGGGTTAGGGATCCCGAAGCCGCCGCTGCCTACCGAGGCGTTGTGCCGGGGCTGACCGCGCGAAGTCTCTGCCTTGCGACACAACCGGTCACGGGCACGGCTCAGATTGCCGCTGGTGTCGTGCGTTTCGCTGGTGACGGTGCGTCGATGAGGCAGGTGTTTGAAGTGAAGGGATCGATCCCGGAGTCAGGCAGCAGTCCTCTCAACGGAGTGCAATTCACGGGAGTCCCAGACGGGGCAACGGTAATCGTGAACATGACCGGTGTCTCGCCGCAGATCATCACGAATGGCGGCTCAGTTGATGATTCTTCCCAGTGGAACAAGATGCGAAGTCGGCTGCTTTGGAATTTTCCGAATGCAACTTCGGTGGCGCTTCGCGGCTTCCAGCAGTTCCAGGGGAGTGTGCTCATCGGTAACCCGGGGAGCACGACTCAGGTCTCTGTTCCAGGTCTCGCCGGGCGATTTTTTACCGCTGGTAGCATTCGTCACGTTTCTGAACCCGGGTTTGGCGGTGCGGGCGGTGAATTCCACAGTTACCCGTTCCTGGGGTCCCTCCCTGATTGTTCGGGGGGCGTGAACCCTATTCCACCCGAAACCAACATTTCGATCCAGAAAACCTGGGTCGTCAACGGGCAAAGCTACGCGGATGGAGAGCAGCCATACGGGTTAAGTGCGGTGCCTCAGCTCGACGGAACGTCGGTTACCTGGGGGACGAAGCAGGCAGGAAAGACCGCGGGAAACAGCGTGGTGGTCGGCGAAACGATGGCTGGTGAGATGCCGGCTCTGTGTACGCTCGATTCCTCCCGATTGACGGTGGAGAACGGCACGGAAGTGGACAAGCCGATTCCGCACACGATGGTTCTCGCAGAGGGGGACAACAGCGTCACCATCACGAACACCGTGAGTTGTAGATCGCGAATCAACCTGGTGAAACAGGTGGTTGGTGGAAAGCGAACTCCGTCGGAGTGGAAACTTGTAGTGACACCAAAAGCGAACATTCTGGCGGGAGACAAGGCGCAGACGGTGGTTGGCTCCGACCAGGGAGTGTCCGTCGAGGTGAATCCGGGGACCACCTACGAATTGAGCGAAACGGGGCCGCTGACCGATTACCATTTGAGCTCTCTCCGCTGCAATGTTGGGGATAGTGGAGCGTACATCGACGTCACGGAGGTGACGCCCGGTGCCCGCGATAACATCACTTGCATTTTTGTGAACAGCGTGAACGATCCAGCGATCCCGCCGCTGAAGACGATTGATTCGAAGCTCACCCTGGTTAAGGTCGTCGACAACGGTAAGACCCAAAAGCGGTACGGGCCAACCGACTGGACACTTCACGCGGTCGGCAGCTTCGATCATGTCTCAGGAACCTCTGGCTCCGATGAGGCGTCTGAAGTGCCGGTGAACGAGGGGACCTACCAGCTGTCGGAGGAGGGCCCCCGTGGATACACTGCCTCTCCCTGGGTGTGTAAGGGCGCAAGATCGTCGACCGCGACGAGCGTGACAGTGGGTAAGGGCGATCACGCGGTTTGTACGGTAACCAACACCGCGGAACCAGACGACAATCGTTCGGTTCTGCCGAAACTCACGCTCATAAAAAAGGTTGACAACGGAACGAGTCGGGCAATCAGAACACCTCAGGATTGGACCCTGCACGCTGCAGGGCCCCAAAGTCTTGAGGGGGTTTCTGCAGACCGTTCGGTGACCGAGGTTGAGGTGAAAGCCGGAACCTACAAGCTTTCAGAAACGGGACCTCGCGGCTACAAGGCCTCAGACTGGAAGTGTGAGGGCGCAACGAAATCGACCGCTACGAGCGTGACCGTTGCTGCCGGAGATCACGCGGTCTGCACGGTAACGAACACGGTGGTATCTACCGAGACGGGTTCAAAGGGTCCGAAGTCTCAGAGTGGTCCTTTGGCTAGAACGGGCTCGGGGCTTCTCATCTCGGCCGCGCTGATCGGGATCGGGCTGACGGCCGCGGGAGTGTTGATTGTCAGAGGTCGTCGATCGGCCTAG